The window GCGGAGAACTGTCTCTGGATGGAATGGGAGGTAGAGATAGTGGTTGTGGCAGAGAACCTGTGGCTGTGAGCTTTCGATCTGGTTAGGAGTTTAGACAAAGATGtcgccatcttcttcttcttcgtcaagATTTTTGATCGCCGGGGAGAAGTAAAAGGGTTTTTGCCTCCACGACGACTTGTCTGCTACAGCGGAAATGAAATGGCTCCAGAGATTTGCAGAGCTTTGATCCTCTGCACACGGGTGCACCTAAGTTCCGGTGCTCGCTACATTTTGTGCATAAAATAACATGTTTAGCTTTAGATTTCATGTGCAGTTTTCTCTTAATAATAACCAGGTGATAATCCGCACCCTGCGCGGAGCGAAGAGATTATTAAAgtattataacttttaatatgtagacataataaaagttaaaagcatagtaagaaaaatatatgtaaaaaagtaCGGATTATAGCTAGAAATTTTAGTatgtcaatataaatttatatgcgatggccattaaaattaaattttatatttgtttgcatgcaggtaaattataaatataatattaaatgaaacatactCCCTCCATTCGTTTATACATGACGTTTTAGACTTTTTTGTTGTACCAAAATATTTGACGTTTACTGAAATCAATGCataatatatcaataaaaaGACTTTTTTTACCCTTACGCATTTCACATAATTTTTCAGTCAACAAGTTCAAGTTTCATTGAAATTAACTCGTAATCGACACCTTTTACAAGAAGTACACAATTCCAGTCAACTGAGTAAATACACAAATTAATCATAAAACTTCATCTCTCCACTATATAATCCATCTGGTAGTTTTATTCTCTCCACTAAGTTTAtactaaaaaaaatgaaaactgaaGAGATCAACGAGAAAAAAGATACTAAAGAGAAAGAGGAGACTAAAGATAAAGATGATCTGCCGGTTTACAAGATTTTCTACCGTGTCAAACGTGACTTCGATTTGAATAAGTTGTTCTTCTATGATGAAGGGGAGCTTCACCCAGACATAGCAACTGAAGAAGTCATACTGGAAATGTTGAAGATTTATCTCCCACATTCTTTTTAAATCTAGATTTTATTCTATTGTTCCAGTAATTTCGTaacaataaatatatgaaatataatttCACAATTCTACATTTTTTGTTAATCATTTTGCTCTACTTTTTGGTCTTGTCGTTGTTATTATTCACAAAACAATTTtatgttagtaaaaataataacaaaaaattattcatttgaaaacattaataaataataaaactacAAGAAAtctgaacaaacaaaaagactCCAACGATAGTTCAacaattttaaataactaaCTCATGAAGATGAAGCTAGTGTATCCATTACACTTTGGACTAGTGAAACATCACAGCTTATTTGAAGAGGAAGGCGACATTCTCTATCGAGCGCAGCTTTTTTCATATGTGGAATTTGATAGTTATTTTTCCCTCCAACTTTCATGATCTCTTTCATGCAAGTCTGAAgagtcaaaaaaaaatataatttaccttCTCAGAAGAGTATTCATCATAAGAATCTTCCACGGCATGCACAAGATCTTCTACGGTAGTCGGACATGCTTGGTATTGTAGTGATTGGATCGCACTGAAAAAACCAAGATCTAAAATGTTTAGATCGGGTGATTTTGGAGGCTGGCACATTAGACGTATATCAAAACCTTTTTTAGACACAGCTTCTTTAAACACTTTGTCATCGCATTCAACGTGTGTCCGTGCGTTGTCTTGTTGAATGAATATAGTCTTCCCCCGATCTTCAATTGGCCATCGTTCATGGATTACCGGAATAATCTTTTCAATCAAATACGCTTTTATATCTTTTCTTTTGACGGAGGTTAATGCTTTTAGCTCCAAAGTTCCAGCATCTCTGTTCTTACTTCGTCTCTGAGCTGGTTGGAGGGTGACAAAAGGAAATACTCCTATTTTTCCAGAAAATGTCTTATTCCCTTCATCATCAAATCTCGGCCGAGCCATCGCtgctaaaaacataattttcgtaaTGAAGTTCTTACTTTGACAAGTTCGATGAGGCACCTCTTCCTCTGGAAGTAAATAATACTTCTCTGTTTGCTTTGTCATGTAAAACCATTTTTCGTCGATATGTACAATATTGTACATATCAATGAATTTTGTGGTTCATGAACCAGAGAGTCCTTTTCCAACATAGACAAAGAGAACTTCAATCTAGCTCTCATATTCTCATCCGTTAAACCTGGTTTGATAGCGTTAGTATGACGTCGAATCGTACCTTCCTTGACACGTTTATGTAATGTCGAAGTAGCAATGCCCAAACCCATTGAAAGCGACCGTAGTGACGTTCTCTTGCGCAACGGAATTTCCATAACTTGATTCAATCAAGTTGGATTTTCTTACGACCACAGCGTCCGTTTTTTTTGTGTGATACATTGACTTCTTCATCATTTGAAGTGTCTTTAGCCTGTTTCCATATCCTTTGCACCGTTCGGATAGGTACCATAAACAAATCAGAAACTTCCCGTATAGTATTTTTCTCTAGTTCTCCATTTTGACTTCTCTCCAACAAAGCATTATATATTGCCCATCTTTCTGGGTTGGAGATATTCAACCTTTTTCCGTTTGGAAGCTCTGTTTGATCATCAATCTCtacatattaatataaaaatagaaatggtTAGCCAAAAAATATATGCAAGACTGACCTAAAAGAACGACACATGTATATTTGTTCATATAAACATACACAACTTTCATTCATATACTCCGTATTAAGAAAACTATAGAGACAAGTAGAAATAAATGTCTGGagtaattttaaatcaaattgaACATACAcatcacaaacaaacaaaaatagcaGCCTTTGTTGACTAGTCTATGCAAAATTGTGTACAgaaatcacaaatataactaaaagtcaaattttatttaacaCTATTGATCGTTATTAGAACAGCAAAATGTTGCGAAAAAAGAATTACTACGTAGAATGGAAAAATTTACCTGAATCTGTTTCGCTAAAACAATCGTTGGAGACAATTTCATCTATCGCATTAGCAACATCATATTCATTATTGAATACAACTATTTCTTCATCAGTAGGAGTTTGATTTAGATCAAACAAAAACTCACTTTCATTACTTGTAAATGGAAGATTTAGATCAAAATTATAATTCATCAGGAAAATTGTGATCCGCTTGACTGTGCTCAGTCAATATATAATCatgatttattttaagtttggctccaattttagtttaaaaatttttgttttggcTTCATGATGAAAATTTTTAGAATGATTTTAACACCAAAAATTTGTTTGTACGTATATCACAAGAACACATAAACTTGACTTAAAATTAATGGTGCATTTATATATTTCCTATGATAATTTGTCAATATATTTAATAGCTAAGACTAATAGAAATTGGGATCGGTAAGTTTGACTGAATAATAATCTAACTAatattaaaagggatatatgaggagtAGGGAGCTGTCCACGTCCTCAATTAAAATCAACCTATTAGAAATCAGTTTCCTGCCACGTCACATTAAAACAACTCAACACAGCTTACATACGGATTATTATGTGGGCTATCAATACATTTTGAATTGGCCCATATAAAGCCCATGTCGCCTAAACCTATTTTCGCTGGAAGGTTGATTTTTGATCACCTACGACTCTTCCATTTCGTTGTCACCGTTTCAGTTTTCTGTAATTATCCCGATCCACTCTTgatcaattaattttgttatttactCCTTTCTTTGTACTTGCGTTCCACCTCCTTCTGGTTCTGCTGAGTTGAATTTCTATTATACAGCTGAGAGACGATATACGAGAATATGTGAGAGTCTTGGTGGTTGGTGCCAGTGGATTGGGCTGTGAGCTTCTCAAGGACTTGGCTCTTTCCGGGTTTTGTAATCTGGATGTGATTGACATGGATCGAATCGAAGTCACCAATCTCAATCGCCAGTTCTTCTTAAGGTGATTTCTCATTCTTCCTCTCACGTAAGGATTAATAGTTTCGTATACGATTGATTGATTTGGTTTGTGTGTCTTTGTAATTAGACTTGAGGATGTAGGAAAGCCTAAGGCAGAGGTAGCTGCAAGGTGTGTCATGGAGAGAGTGAGTGGAGTGGAGATTGTGCCGCATTTTTCACGTATAGAAGACAAAGAGCTTGACTTTTATAACGATTTTAATATCATTGTTCTTGGTCTTGATTCCATCGAAGCTCGGAGATACATCAATGGCGTAGCTTGTGGGTTTTTTGGTATGGATATTCTTTCTTACTATTGTTTTAACTTCTCTCTgtctttggtttttttttttcctccctAATCATTTGTTTTATGTGGAGTATAGAGTATGATGAGGATGATAACCCGAGGAGTGAAAAGCAAGAGGGTCATGTAGTCATGGTAAGAttctatttcatttttcttcGCATCACCCTGTGTAAAGTTCACagctttttatttttagattcaCTTAGTCGTTGCTGTGTAAATGCGAACTTGAAAGTCGGCAATTTCTAGGGATGGAGACACTGGAGCAAACAATCATGTATCCATCGATCCAAATCATCTTTATGAATCTAGATGAGTCCTTGGGGAGGCAGATGAGCGAGTCTTCTATCTGCGCtacagaggaagaagaggaagacgaTGATTCCAAGCTGCAATTGGGTCCTCAGTACACTATCAAGGAGCATCTCGAGAAGGATAAAGTTGCTTCCTTTTTCCTTTTTCcctttatttcaatttttttttttgaataattcttCCTGATGAATCTGAATATATAGGATGATGAGAGCTTAAGGAAGTGGAAGGAACAGCTTCTTGGAAGTGTTGATGTCACCAACATTGGaggtttgttaaaaaaaatacaaactttaTAATAGTAATTATAATAATCTTGGAAATGATCGATAGGTCATTGTGTTTGTTTGCTGTATCTGTGTCTTATGTGAATAATTTGGTTATAGATTCtacatttgtttcttttatgGAGTTTATAGAACTTGGCTCTTTTATATGTGCAGAGACTCTTGACCCTGAAGTGAAGATCATTAGCCTGGCCATCTTATCACCTGGAAGACCAGATATTGTTCTTATGGTACCCGAGAATGGGAATCCAAAGGGAATGTGGTTTACTttgaaagaagggagcaagtACTGTTTGAAATTCACGTTTTATGTTAACAACAACATTGTTAACAAAATAAGGGATGGAGGCACTGGAgcaaaccaatttttttaaaaagactcATAAAGATTTTGAAATAATAAGTACTACTACCAAAATGAAAAACATAAGAATTATTTTCAATTTcactaattgataaaaaaaaaaaagcttacagTTTCACATATTGAGACTTAACCAAAATTCGGCAACAATCGAACCAATTCCATTCAAAAACCACAATGTTTAATATTCCAATTTGGATTTAAAATCTTTAATTTTCCTGCATGAGAAGAGGAAACAAGAAATAAACCAACATgtgaaaattattttacatattattattgttGCAAATTCATGAATTACATAAGATCATTGTCTTTCTCTATTTTCAGaaacttaaatattataattataagtgaataaattatatacaattttattttaataatgaaattataATTATAGGACAAAAATTAGATTTAATGAAGTGTATAAATTAGATACCCTAAAATTATGGTAAATTCAAAAATTGAGGTAGTCTTCAATGAATTtgattatatatacatgtagactttataaaaaaaatattaaattaattcttTGAGCAGTTATGTTTGATTCAtgctgtaaattttttttaaaaaaaaatcaaattctttTAAACggtatatttataattatcagATTACGTGAttagtaaaataaaacaaaaatataaaaatatttattaaaattattttttcctatAATTAATATTGAAATTACTGGAAACAAACTCACACGTCAATCTCTGATGATGATAAATAAATGTTTGTCAAAATCATCAAAAAAGAGAAGAGGTGTGATATAAATAATGCATTAAGCATAaacaatatttcttttatttttctttactcaaagctaaaaatatattttaaacaaaaaccaaGTCTTTTTTTGTATCACAGCCTCTTAAACCAAAATAAGAATTTAGTAAGCAAATGAATATAgtaaaattcaaacaaaaaggTGTATTATAAAACATAACAATAGCCAGTTCTGTACAAAATGTATATACTCGATGTATATAGAtgacaaaattttatataatcttatcacaagaaaaatattaaaacacatTATATTCAGtacaatataaaacataaaagtaaGTCATATACtaatattcaaattaaaaagaaaattagagcacataatccgcgcgtagcgcggtaaaATCTCTAGTTGTAATAATAAGTAAG is drawn from Brassica rapa cultivar Chiifu-401-42 chromosome A05, CAAS_Brap_v3.01, whole genome shotgun sequence and contains these coding sequences:
- the LOC103869633 gene encoding rho GDP-dissociation inhibitor 1; the protein is METLEQTIMYPSIQIIFMNLDESLGRQMSESSICATEEEEEDDDSKLQLGPQYTIKEHLEKDKDDESLRKWKEQLLGSVDVTNIGETLDPEVKIISLAILSPGRPDIVLMVPENGNPKGMWFTLKEGSKYCLKFTFYVNNNIVNKIRDGGTGANQFF